A stretch of Salvelinus alpinus chromosome 4, SLU_Salpinus.1, whole genome shotgun sequence DNA encodes these proteins:
- the LOC139573072 gene encoding uncharacterized protein isoform X14, with amino-acid sequence MLMFVCTMTTEASAVGEADTEGKPKPSVAEAERKPENKQSSEAEIQLENKQSPEAAAAEPEREKPSQKTQEQASEPGSTETPIFPTTTTTEEEQLVKPRQRTSASRGLSRLFSSFLKRRSQCTDVEWAEVEKAEKDRKEKEKAEAGTREEKLEQAKGEEKKEEEEAAKKAEKKKEEEEAAKKAEKKKEEEEAAKKAEKKKKKEEEEAAKKEAVKKKKEEKEAAKKAEKKKKEEEEAAKKAEKKKKEEEEAAKKEEEEAEKKAEKKKKEEEEAAKKAEKKKKEEEEAAKKAEKKKKEEEEAARKAKKKEEEEAAKKAEKKKKEEEGVTKKEAEQQNQEEEAAKKEEEKKKKEEEEAAKKEEEKKKKEEEEAAKKEEEKKKKEEGEAAKKAEKEGEAAKKEEKKKEEGEAAKKAEEKKEEEEAAKKAEKKKKEEEETVKKAEKKKKEEEEAAKKEEEEVAKKAEKKKKEEEEATNKSEKKKKDEEEAAKKAEKKKEEEGAAKKEEKKKGEEKTTEKTQKGKKKEKENKEEEKGKKNEANKEVKKNEENKEVKKKKRKGKKKAGEQSTTEVQVKAPIAAPEPELRAEAEGEAEQERQEEPVEVQDHHSISSTETQPAQAEQKANTEVEKEAVEGEEKEAGVEEKEKQEETEEEPAEQMEEEEGAEANRGEGENTNGEDKTALAEEAKPSKRPRIMQCKVTLLDDTLFECELGKHATGSDLFVKVCDHLNLLERDYYGLAVWDTPTSRTWLDASKEIRKQVADYTYEFTFNVKFYPPDPAQLTEDLTRYYLCLQLRKDILSGLLPCSFVTLAMLGSYTAQSELGEYDPEVHGSHYTKELRLAPGQGKELEDKVMELHRTYRSMSPAQADMLFLENAKKLSMYGVDLHQAKDLEGVDITLGVCSGGLMVYKDKLRINRFPWPKVLKISYKRSSFFIKIRPSEQEQYESTIGFKLPNYKASKKLWKASVEHHTFFRVSSVEPPSSRSRFLALGSKFRYSGRTQAQTRQASSMIARPAPRFTRSASKRLSRTIDEAGDDDLQASQLSASPNKTEDDDWFFMLGSDQPQTFFSPARGGETFSVETSTQSWDDGKSVQTVRQAWQETETGQTVSRTWQGRVSDEQQQGRLVEEKEEDWFVLLGRRPSIPYVPYPMIKPPVKYRSAKVAKVAMANILERLLQPRQEPSDDWVMQLDRSFEFVDTPPCYTPVLPILITPICPSSVSPPVSLEKEETRQERREVIKRLQEGVSLVEKLREVEVLDERLREVKVLEERLQEVDELEERIQEEVEARQQQEEEGGVEQEGGEVEEEVVEAAEENVEEVDELEEQIKEVFLKGLLPDESGEDEGLKEESMEEAEESEEGWSNVASTSSVVRRVEWRTQNSVTIVKEMRQQGEMEEETVEQVDVSDEGLKEDEGWLEERKRKALEEGLPEGLEERRGEIRVERRRKKVTIVTQDESLPDELEKKASERLSEDQIGGHFYKEGQLMVKFNELFAAEKLGLPVVTIQQWLQEQEWLQEQEKVREEKQEERVEQGKVSGKGLIEVKGGLEDRMRQMSEERVPEGEQTVKKTKKTVRIVEEMRRTQKTLEEKSSEDILSEERLGDGFYTEGEVLVKFRKDVERVPHRVRQMEKPQEEEEEEVVEVNMQPSQPEDKDDWVVLLDSLPHKTLYKPPVMPVDSALVPVVSTRFSVVLVDTVEQRAPERECIEVEATQQQPERGLLEGRRPWQMQEDDWCMLLDLADRVPSGVPTTPVSASLQEQVQVYVEETISSMVKVMTVVQREESRVTVVEEMELQEDQSRLEQKPSQSQREMEDDWVVLLDIVPREPSVIPSVSEECVFVPASVEERIPVYPEESVSSVVELTTVEQREERRVTVMEEKQEERRQEEVLLPPQPSREMDEDWFVQLDVVPRETSYIPPVAPAEPTPVSPDVISPVVEVKAEKQKPVVVLVEETRPQQKQEVEEWQRQPERDDDWFTPFADVREEPIIVPPVALGEHTPVYPDLSQTTSVVDVTTIEKIMKKRVTIVEERWGQQEEILQSEMIISEQRPPAEREEGDGWFDLLDAVREEPAGVPPVSLAVSDRVYPEVVPAKHLTIEPEPGVFVVEAVRSLPEDVALEGKATQPQRELDDDWFLQLDVAPKIAAVTVVKETVEQKPPKTVRIMEETVKMEEGPVVTPKEVDDDWFVLWDCAPSEILTTAKAFHVDREVIELVPRRTVVVVEETRKPPRVVEDRRQPEVELVKTLPPQERGEGDDWLTLFEVSRQEPVKMPTVAVVTRPAPVVGDVMMTCTEQRTQKRVTIMEESWREERTLQQRLPQRQIEVDDDWFVLLDDAPKELVALRERLQDYTDITVVKGPAAQPKPTVVVAEEKRPLFERRVLEKRPAQPQRDVDDVWFVLRDKKSHAVVATHKAARPVSAPVFSQAALMEAGIPMAPLDLQQPQTSTPIRLPARQDDRKLEVTVEAVDEGSAEVKSEQTDTEEPVQMRKKRAKRTEGDSIYIRHSLLMLEDFDNPQEDLIRHHTSISELKRNFMASVPESRGPSEWDKRLSTHSPFRTLGINGQPLPDADGPPLVQTQTVTITDVSNSLPTDVSTKDVPIVQTQTITYESAEGSVDGTDGGKEATAPSSIQTFTSESSRETSGTSITTTTTHISKVVKGGVSETRVEKRIVISADSEDDQGSDGGATAM; translated from the exons AGAAACCCAGCCAGAAGACCCAGGAGCAGGCCTCAGAGCCTGGCTCCACAGAGACCCCTAtcttccccaccaccaccaccactgaggAGGAGCAGCTAGTGAAGCCCCGCCAGCGCACCTCAGCCAGCCGGGGCCTCTCAcgcctcttctcctccttcctcaaGCGGCGCTCGCAGTGCACAGACGTAGAGTGGGCCGAGGTCGAGAAGGCGGAGAAGgacaggaaagagaaagagaaggcaGAGGCTGGAACAAGGGAGGAAAAGTTAGAGCAGGCCAagggggaggagaagaaagaggaggaagaagcaGCAAAGAAAGCAGAGAAGaaaaaagaggaggaagaagcAGCAAAGAAAgcagagaagaagaaagaggaggaagaagcaGCAAAGAaagcagagaagaagaagaagaaagaagaggaagaagcaGCAAAGAAAGAGGCAGtgaagaagaagaaagaagagaaagaggcAGCAAAGAaagcagagaagaagaagaaagaggaggaagaggcagCAAAGAAAGCAGAGAAGaaaaagaaagaggaggaagaggcagcaaagaaagaggaggaagaggcagaaAAGAAAgcggagaagaagaagaaagaggaggaagaggcagCAAAGAAAgcggagaagaagaagaaagaggaggaagaggcagCAAAGAAAGCAGAGAAGaaaaagaaagaggaggaagaagcaGCAAGGAAAGcgaagaagaaagaggaggaagaggcagCAAAGAAagcagagaagaagaaaaaagaagaGGAAGGGGTAACAAAGAAAGAGGCAGAGCAGCAGAATCAAGAGGAAGAGGCAgcaaagaaagaggaggagaagaagaagaaagaggaggaagaggcagcaaagaaagaggaggagaagaagaagaaagaggaggaagaggcagcaaagaaagaggaggagaagaagaagaaagaggagggagaggcagcAAAGAAagcagagaaggagggagaggcagcaaagaaagaggagaagaagaaagaggagggagaggcagcAAAGAAagcagaggagaagaaagaggaggaagaggcagCAAAGAaagcagagaagaagaagaaagaggaggaagagaccgTAAAGAAAgcggagaagaagaagaaagaggaggaagaagcagcaaagaaagaggaggaagaggtagcAAAGAaagcagagaagaagaagaaagaggaggaagaggcaaCAAACAAatcagagaagaagaagaaagacgaGGAGGAGGCAGCAAAGAAAgcagagaagaagaaagaggaggaaggggcagcaaagaaagaggagaagaagaaagggGAGGAAAAGACAACGGAAAAAACACAAAAGGggaagaagaaagagaaagaaaataaagaggaggagaaggggaagaAGAACGAGGCGAATAAAGAGGTAAAGAAGAACGAGGAGAATAAAGAGGTAAAGAAGAAAAAACGGAAGGGCAAAAAGAAAGCAGGGGAGCAGTCCACAACAGAGGTGCAGGTGAAAGCCCCCATCGCGGCCCCGGAGCCAGAGCTCAGAGCGGAGGCGGAGGGGGAGGCTGAACAGGAGAGGCAGGAGGAGCCGGTAGAGGTCCAGGACCATCACTCCATCAGCAGCACAGAGACACAG CCAGCACAGGCGGAGCAGAAGGCCAACACCGAGGTAGAGAAGGAGGCGGTCgagggggaagagaaggaggcgggagtagaggagaaagagaagcaaGAAGAAACAGAGGAAGAGCCAGCCGagcagatggaggaggaggagggggcagaggCGAACAGAGGGGAAGGGGAGAACACTAATGGAGAAGACAAGACGGCTTTAGCAGAGGAGGCCAAACCCTCCAAGCGTCCGCGGATCatgcagtgtaaagtcaccctccTGGACGACACTCTGTTTGAGTGTGAGCTCGGT AAACATGCGACGGGCTCGGATCTGTTTGTGAAGGTGTGTGACCACCTCAACCTGCTGGAGAGAGACTACTATGGCCTGGCCGTCTGGGATACCCCCACCTCCAGG ACATGGCTGGACGCCTCCAAAGAGATCCGGAAACAGGTGGCAG ATTATACCTACGAGTTCACTTTCAACGTGAAGTTCTACCCTCCTGATCCAGCTCAGCTCACAGAAGACCTCACCAg gtACTACCTGTGTTTACAGCTGCGTAAAGACATCCTGAGTGGTCTGCTGCCATGCTCCTTTGTAACTCTGGCCATGCTAGGCTCCTACACGGCCCAGTCTGAGCTGGGGGAGTATGATCCAGAGGTCCACGGCTCTCACTACACCAAGGAGCTGAGGCTGGCCCCGGGACAGGGCAAAGAGCTGGAGGACAAGGTCATGGAGTTGCACCGCACATACAG ATCCATGAGTCCAGCCCAGGCAGACATGTTGTTTCTGGAGAATGCCAAGAAGTTGTCTATGTATGGAGTGGATCTGCACCAAGCCAAG GATCTTGAGGGTGTGGACATCACGCTAGGGGTGTGTTCTGGTGGTCTCATGGTCTACAAGGACAAGCTGCGGATCAATCGTTTTCCCTGGCCCAAAGTCCTCAAGATCTCCTACAAGCGAAGCAGCTTCTTCATCAAGATCCGTCCCTCTGAACAGGAACAGTACGAGAGCACAATTGGCTTCAAGCTGCCCAACTACAAGGCCTCCAAGAAGCTGTGGAAGGCCTCAGTGGAACACCATACCTTCTTCAG GGTGTCCTCCGTGGAGCCCCCGTCGTCCCGCTCCCGGTTCCTGGCGCTGGGGTCAAAGTTCAGGTACAGTGGCCGTACCCAGGCCCAGACCCGCCAGGCCAGTTCCATGATCGCCCGGCCCGCCCCACGCTTCACACGGTCGGCCAGCAAGAGGCTGTCGCGCACCATCGACgaag CTGGAGATGATGATCTCCAAGCCTCGCAGCTCTCTGCTAGTCCAAACAAGACCGAGGATGACGATTGGTTCTTCATGCTGGGATCTGACCAACCCCAGACCTTTTTTTCACCAG CCAGAGGGGGGGAGACATTCTCTGTGGAGACTTCCACTCAGAGCTGGGATGATGGCAAGTCCgtccagacagtcagacaggcatGGCAGGAGACTGAGACAGGCCAGACGGTCAGTCGGACATGGCAGGGACGGGTGTCTGATGAACAGCAGCAGGGGAGACtggtggaggagaaagaggaggattgGTTTGTCCTGCTGGGCAGACGACCCTCCATCCCCTATGTCCCCTACCCCATGATAAAACCGCCAG TCAAATACCGCTCTGCCAAGGTGGCAAAGGTGGCCATGGCCAACATTCTGGAGAGGCTGCTACAGCCAAGGCAGGAACCAAGTGATGACTGGGTCATGCAGTTGGACCGCAGCTTTGAGtttgtagacacacctccat GTTACACTCCTGTTCTTCCTATACTGATAACCCCAATCTGCCCCTCCTCAGTCTCTCCCCCGGTCTCCCTGGAGAAGGAGGAGACTaggcaggagaggagggaggtgatcAAGAGGCTCCAGGAAGGAGTGTCCCTGGTGGAGAAGCTGAGGGAGGTAGAGGTGCTGGATGAGAGACTGAGGGAGGTGAAGGTTCTGGAAGAACGGCTGCAGGAGGTGGATGAGCTGGAGGAGAGGATACAGGAGGAGGTGGAGGCCAggcagcagcaggaggaggagggaggggtagaacaggaggggggggaggtagaggaggaggtggtagaggcaGCGGAAGAGAATGTGGAGGAAGTAGATGAGTTGGAGGAGCAGATAAAGGAGGTGTTTCTCAAAGGATTGCTGCCAGATGAGTCAGGGGAAGATGAGGGACTAAAAGAGGAGAGTATGGAAGAGGCAGAGGAATCTGAAGAAGGGTGGTCAAATGTGGCGAGCACCTCCTCTGTGGTACGGAGAGTAGAGTGGAGGACCCAGAATAGTGTGACTATAGTGAAAGAGATGAGGCaacaaggagagatggaggaggagacggTGGAACAGGTGGATGTTTCAGACGAGGGATTGAAAGAGGATGAAGGATGGTTAGAGGAGAGGAAGCGTAAGGCTTTGGAGGAAGGGTTGCCAGAGGGGcttgaggaaaggagaggagagataagagtggaaaggaggaggaagaaggtgaCTATAGTGACACAGGATGAGAGTCTTCCAGATGAACTAGAGAAGAAAGCATCTGAGAGGTTGTCAGAGGACCAGATAGGAGGCCACTTTTATAAAGAAGGACAACTTATGGTGAAATTCAATGAACTATTTGCGGCAGAGAAGTTAGGGTTACCGGTAGTTACAATTCAGCAGTGGCTCCAAGAACAGGAGTGGCTCCAAGAACAGGAAAAGGTCAGGgaggagaaacaggaggagaGAGTGGAACAGGGGAAGGTTTCAGGCAAGGGATTGATAGAGGTGAAAGGAGGTCTAGAGGATAGGATGCGGCAGATGTCGGAGGAAAGGGTGCCAGAGGGAGAGCAGACTGTGAAGAAAACCAAGAAAACAGTGAGAATAGTGGAAGAAATGAGGAGAACACAGAAGACACTCGAGGAAAAGTCATCAGAGGACATTTTATCAGAGGAAAGGCTGGGAGATGGTTTTTATACAGAGGGGGAAGTTTTGGtgaaattcagaaaggatgtggAGAGGGTTCCACATAGAGTCAGACAAATGGAGAAgccccaagaagaagaagaagaagaggtcgTGGAAGTGAATATGCAGCCATCCCAGCCAGAAGACAAGGACGATTGGGTTGTGCTGCTGGACAGCCTCCCACATAAGACTCTTTATAAGCCTCCAG TCATGCCAGTCGACTCCGCTCTGGTGCCTGTGGTCTCCACAAGATTCTCTGTGGTGTTAGTAGACACGGTCGAGCAGAGAGCACCAGAGAGGGAATGCATTGAAGTGGAGGCCACACAGCAACAGCCTGAAAGGGGGTTGTTGGAAGGACGGAGACCGTGGCAAATGCAGGAAGATGATTGGTGTATGCTCTTGGACCTGGCTGATCGTGTTCCTTCAGGTGTACCAACCACACCAGTTTCAG CTTCTTTGCAAGAGCAAGTTCAGGTGTACGTAGAGGAAACCATCTCTTCCATGGTTAAAGTGATGACAGtagtgcagagagaggagagcagggtgactgtagtggaggagatggaGTTACAGGAAGACCAGAGCCGTCTGGAACAGAAACCGTCACagtcacagagagagatggaagatgaCTGGGTTGTCCTGCTGGACATTGTTCCCAGAGAACCATCTGTGATTCCGTCAG TATCTGAGGAATGTGTGTTTGTACCAGCTTCTGTGGAAGAGCGTATTCCGGTATACCCTGAGGAAAGCGTCTCCTCTGTGGTTGAGTTGACGAcagtagagcagagagaggagagaagggtgaCTGTAATGGAAGAGAAGCAAGAGGAGCGACGTCAAGAAGAAGTTCTACTTCCACCACAGCCATCAAGAGAGATGGACGAGGACTGGTTTGTGCAACTGGATGTCGTGCCCAGAGAAACATCCTATATACCACCAG TCGCTCCAGCAGAGCCAACACCGGTTTCACCAGATGTGATCAGCCCTGTGGTTGAGGTAAAGGCTGAAAAGCAGAAGCCAGTGGTGGTTCTGGTGGAGGAGACGAGGCCACAACAGAAacaggaagtagaggagtggcaGCGACAACCAGAGAGAGATGATGATTGGTTTACACCGTTTGCTGATGTCCGTGAGGAGCCGATCATTGTACCACCAG TTGCTCTTGGTGAGCATACTCCGGTATATCCAGATTTAAGCCAGACCACCTCTGTGGTTGATGTGACGACCATAGAAAAAATTATGAAGAAGAGGGTGACTATTGTTGAAGAGAGGTGGGGACAGCAAGAGGAGATACTCCAGTCAGAGATGATCATCTCAGAGCAGAGAccaccagcagagagagaggagggagatggctGGTTTGATCTGTTGGATGCTGTCCGTGAAGAACCTGCTGGGGTTCCACCAG TTTCTCTGGCTGTTAGCGATAGGGTATACCCAGAGGTTGTGCCAGCCAAACATCTGACCATTGAGCCTGAACCAGGAGTGTTTGTGGTGGAAGCAGTCAGATCCCTTCCTGAAGACGTTGCCCTGGAGGGTAAGGCAACACAACCGCAGAGAGAGCTGGATGATGATTGGTTTTTGCAGCTGGATGTTGCCCCTAAAATAGCAG CTGTTACGGTGGTGAAGGAGACAGTGGAACAGAAACCACCAAAAACCGTGAGGATCATGGAAGAGACTGTTAAGATGGAGGAGGGGCCTGTGGTAACACCTAAAGAAGTGGATGATGATTGGTTTGTGCTTTGGGACTGCGCTCCCTCTGAGATACTGACCACAGCCAAGG CGTTCCACGTAGACAGAGAGGTTATAGAGCTGGTACCCCGGAGAACAGTGGTTGTGGTGGAGGAAACTAGGAAACCACCTAGAGTGGTGGAGGACAGACGTCAACCGGAGGTTGAACTGGTGAAAACACTGCCTCcccaagagagaggggagggtgatgATTGGTTGACGCTCTTTGAAGTCTCTCGTCAAGAGCCTGTGAAGATGCCAACAG tTGCTGTGGTAACTAGACCTGCCCCTGTGGTTGGTGACGTGATGATGACGTGCACAGAGCAGAGAACCCAGAAAAGGGTGACAATAATggaggagagctggagagaggagagaaccctGCAGCAGAGACTGCCTCAGAGACAGATAGAGGTGGACGATGATTGGTTTGTCCTGCTGGATGATGCCCCTAAAGAATTAG TTGCTCTCCGTGAGCGTCTCCAGGACTATACTGACATAACTGTTGTCAAAGGTCCAGCCGCTCAGCCCAAACCCACAGTGGTGGTTGCTGAGGAGAAGAGACCGCTGTTTGAGAGGAGGGTTCTGGAGAAGAGACCAGCACAACCCCAGAGAGATGTGGATGACGTTTGGTTTGTGTTGCGGGATAAAAAATCGCATGCAG TGGTGGCCACCCACAAGGCCGCCCGTCCGGTCAGCGCCCCAGTCTTCTCCCAGGCAGCCCTGATGGAGGCAGGGATCCCCATGGCCCCCCTGGACCTCCAGCAGCCCCAGACCTCCACCCCCATCAGGCTGCCAGCCCGCCAGGACGACAGGAAGCTGGAGGTCACCGTGGAGGCGGTGGACGAGGGCTCAGCCGAGGTCAAG TCTGAGCAGACGGACACTGAGGAGCCGGTGCAAATGAGGAAG AAAAGAGCTAAGAGAACTGAGGGTGACTCAATTTATATCAGACATAGTCTTTTAATGTTGGAG